The sequence CCATCGCCGCCATCGCCGCCGAGGTGCCCGACGCCATCGTCGGCGCCGGCACGGTGACGCGGCCCGACCTGATCCAGAAGTCGATAGACGCCGGCGCCCGCTTCCTCGTCAGCCCCGGCTGCCCGACCGCGCTGGCCGAGGCGCTGGCCGAGGCGCCGGTGCCGGTCATGCCCGGCTGCGCCACCGCCACCGAGGCGATGACGCTGCACGCCATGGGCTTCCCGGTGCTGAAGCTGTTCCCGGCCGAGGCGGTCGGCGGGGCCAATCTCATCAAGTCGCTGGCCGGCCCGCTGCCGGACCTGCGCTTCTGCCCGACGGGCGGCATCGGGCCGGACAATGTCGGCAAATACCTCTCCCAGCCCAACGTTCTCGCCGTCGGCGGCTCCTGGGTGGCGCCGAACGAGGCGGTCGCCATGGGCGACTGGGAGCAGATCGTCGCGCTGTCCAAGGCCGCCGCCAAGCTGCACCGCGCCGCCTTCCCGCTCTGAGCGGGGCGCTTCCAACGCAAAAGGCCCCCGGGTTCTCCGGGGGCCTTTTTCTTGTCGCAGCCGTCTCTCGCCTCAGAACACCAGCGGCTTGGCCTGCTTCACCGAGGGAAGGCCCTGCACCTTGGCGAGCAGTTCGGCCGGCACGGTGCCGTCGACCTCGACCAGCGCGATGGCGTCGCCCCCCTGCCGGTCGCGGCCGAGCGCGAAGGTGGCGATGTTGAGGCCCGCATCGCCGAGCAGGCTGGCGAAGCGGCCGACGAAGCCGGGCCTGTCCTCGTTGGTGACGTAGATCATCGAGGGCGCGAACTCGGCATCCACCTTGATGCCCTTGATGTCGACGATGCGCGGGCGCCCGTCGGCGAAGACGGTGCCAGACACCGAGCGCTCGATCTTGTCGGTGACGACGGTCAGCGTCACGAGGCTCTCATAGTCGCCGGCGACCTCGCGGGTGGTCTCCTCCACCACGATGCCGCGCTCCTTGGCGATGCTCGGGGCGGAGACGACGTTGATGTCGGCCAGCGCCGGGCGCAGCAGCCCGGCCACCGCCGCCGAGGTCAGCGCCTTGATCTTCAGGCCGGCCACCGCGCCGTCATAGGTGATGCGTACCGACTTGATGTCGGTGTCGGTGAGCTGGCCGGCGAACGAGCCCAGCTTCTCGGCAAGCTCGATGAAGGGCTTCAGCTTCGGGGCTTCTTCCGCCGTGATCGAGGGGAAGTTCACCGCGTTGGAGATGGCGCCGCGCAGCAGATAGTCGCTCATCTGCTCGGCCACCTGCAGGGCGACATTCTCCTGTGCCTCGGTGGTGGAAGCGCCCAGATGCGGGGTGCAGATCACGTTGGGATGGCCGAAAAGCGGGTTCTCGGTGGCCGGCTCGGTGATGAACACGTCGAAGGCCGCGCCCGCCACCTGGCCGCTCTCCAGCGCCTGCGCCAGCGCCGCCTCGTCGACCAACCCGCCGCGCGCGCAGTTGATGATGCGCACGCCCTTCTTGGTCTTGGCGATCGCCTCGGCCGAGAGAACGTTGCGGGTCTTGTCGGTCAGCGGCGTGTGCAGGGTGATGATGTCGGCGCGGGCCAGCAGTTCGTCCAGCTCGACCTTCTCGACGCCGATGTCCATGGCGCGCTCAGGGCTGAGGAACGGATCGAAGGCGATGACCTTCATCTTCAGGCCGATGGCGCGGTCGGCGACGATGGAGCCGATATTGCCGCAGCCGATGATGCCGAGCGTCTTGGCGGTCAGCTCGACGCCCATGAAGCGGTTCTTCTCCCACTTGCCGGCCTGGGTCGAGGCGTCGGCGGCGGGGATTTCGCGGGCGAGCGCGAACATCATGGCGATGGCGTGCTCGGCGGTGGTGATGGAGTTGCCGAACGGCGTATTCATCACGATCACGCCCTTGGCGGTGGCGGCCGGGATGTCGACATTGTCGACGCCGATGCCGGCGCGGCCGACCACCTTCAGCCGCGTGGCGTTGGCGAGGATCTTCGGCGTCACCTTGGTGGCCGAGCGGATGGCGAGACCGTCATAATTGCCGATGATCTCGGCCAGCTTGTCCTTGTCCTTACCGAGGGCCGGCTGGAAATCCACCTCGATGCCGCGATCCTTGAAGATCTGCACGGCGGCGGGCGAGAGGGCGTCGGAAATGAGAACGCGGGGAGCCATGGGCTTCATCCTGTTCGAAAAAGGTTGAGTGCAACCCGCAGCAGGCGGGAAAGGAAAAGGCGTCCCGCCGCTGGCGGGAGAGGACGACGAAGCGTTCGTCGGGCACAGGCTCGCGGAAAGGTTCGACGACAGGCGGGAGCGGGAGGAGACGTCCCGTCCGCCGTCGAGCCGGAGCGGCAGCCCCTTCGCCGTCCCCTCGCGTCAGCGGCGGGGACGAACGCAGAGGATCAGGCCGCCTGCCTGAGGCCGGCCTTGGCGCTGGCGAAGGCCCAGTCGAGCCAGGGCAGCAGCGCGGCGAGGTCAGACGTCTCGACGGTGGCGCCCGCCCAGATGCGCAGGCCCGCCGGCGCGTCGCGATAGGCGCCGATGTCGAAGGCGACGCCCGCCTTTTCCAGCGCGGAGGCCAGCGCCTTGGCGAAGGCCGCCTGCGCGTCGGCCGGCAGCGACTTCACCTCGGGGTCGGCGACGACGAGGCACACGCTGGTGTTGGAGCGGGTCTCCGGCACCGTGGCGAGGAAGTCGATCCACGGCGTCTTCGCCACATAGTCGGCGAGCACCTTGAAATTGGCGTCCGAGCGCGCCCGCAGCCCCTTGAGGCCGCCGATCGACTTGGCCCAGTTCAGGGCGTCGAGATAGTCCTCGACGCACAGCATGGACGGGGTGTTGATCGTCTCGCCCTCGAAGATGCCCTCGACCAGCTTGCCGCCCTTGGTCATGCGGAAGATCTTCGGCATCGGCCAGGCCGGCACGTAGCTCTCGAGGCGTTCGACCGCGCGGGGGCTCAGAATGAGCATGCCGTGCGCGGCCTCGCCGCCCAGCACCTTCTGCCAGCTATAGGTCACGACATCGAGCTTGGCCCAGTCGAGGTCCTGCGCGAAGGCGGCCGAGGTGGCGTCGCAGATGGTCAGGCCGGTGCGGTCGGCGGGGATGAAGTCGGCGTTCGGCACCCGCACGCCGGAGGTGGTGCCGTTCCAGGTGAACACGACGTCATGGTCGAAATTCACCTCGGCGAGATCGGGCAGCGCACCATAGGGCGCCTTGAGGACGCGGGCGTCCTTGAGCTTGAGCTGCTTGACGACATCCGTCACCCAGCCTTCGCCGAAGCTCTCCCAGGCCAGCAGGTCGACCGGGCGGGCGCCGAGCAGCGACCACAGCGCCATCTCGACCGCGCCGGTGTCCGAGGCGGGAACGATGCCGATGCGGTAGCCGGCGGGGATTTCGAGGATTTCGCGGGTGAGGTCGATGGCGAGCTTC comes from Ancylobacter sp. TS-1 and encodes:
- the serA gene encoding phosphoglycerate dehydrogenase, producing MAPRVLISDALSPAAVQIFKDRGIEVDFQPALGKDKDKLAEIIGNYDGLAIRSATKVTPKILANATRLKVVGRAGIGVDNVDIPAATAKGVIVMNTPFGNSITTAEHAIAMMFALAREIPAADASTQAGKWEKNRFMGVELTAKTLGIIGCGNIGSIVADRAIGLKMKVIAFDPFLSPERAMDIGVEKVELDELLARADIITLHTPLTDKTRNVLSAEAIAKTKKGVRIINCARGGLVDEAALAQALESGQVAGAAFDVFITEPATENPLFGHPNVICTPHLGASTTEAQENVALQVAEQMSDYLLRGAISNAVNFPSITAEEAPKLKPFIELAEKLGSFAGQLTDTDIKSVRITYDGAVAGLKIKALTSAAVAGLLRPALADINVVSAPSIAKERGIVVEETTREVAGDYESLVTLTVVTDKIERSVSGTVFADGRPRIVDIKGIKVDAEFAPSMIYVTNEDRPGFVGRFASLLGDAGLNIATFALGRDRQGGDAIALVEVDGTVPAELLAKVQGLPSVKQAKPLVF
- a CDS encoding phosphoserine transaminase; its protein translation is MTNIALPAAKPANPNFSSGPCAKRPGWTLEGLSDAPLGRSHRAKVGKAKLKLAIDLTREILEIPAGYRIGIVPASDTGAVEMALWSLLGARPVDLLAWESFGEGWVTDVVKQLKLKDARVLKAPYGALPDLAEVNFDHDVVFTWNGTTSGVRVPNADFIPADRTGLTICDATSAAFAQDLDWAKLDVVTYSWQKVLGGEAAHGMLILSPRAVERLESYVPAWPMPKIFRMTKGGKLVEGIFEGETINTPSMLCVEDYLDALNWAKSIGGLKGLRARSDANFKVLADYVAKTPWIDFLATVPETRSNTSVCLVVADPEVKSLPADAQAAFAKALASALEKAGVAFDIGAYRDAPAGLRIWAGATVETSDLAALLPWLDWAFASAKAGLRQAA
- the eda gene encoding bifunctional 4-hydroxy-2-oxoglutarate aldolase/2-dehydro-3-deoxy-phosphogluconate aldolase; translation: MSLPDPSFLLARAPVVPVVTITSVAAGVKLARALTEGGLPLIEVTLRTPVALEAIAAIAAEVPDAIVGAGTVTRPDLIQKSIDAGARFLVSPGCPTALAEALAEAPVPVMPGCATATEAMTLHAMGFPVLKLFPAEAVGGANLIKSLAGPLPDLRFCPTGGIGPDNVGKYLSQPNVLAVGGSWVAPNEAVAMGDWEQIVALSKAAAKLHRAAFPL